From Flavobacterium arcticum, the proteins below share one genomic window:
- a CDS encoding glycosyltransferase family 2 protein, whose amino-acid sequence MQLSVIILNYNVRYFLEQCVLSVQKALEGIDGEIIVVDNNSPDDSCAMMAQRFPDIKLIVQKENAGFPIGNNVGVAEAQGKYVCILNPDTVVGEDTFHKLLVFAPTQEELGITGVKMIDGTGNFLPESKRGTPTPWVAVSKIAGLYKVFPKFTLFNRYYAQHLDENTIGQTDILTGAFMFMDRELYIKVGGFDEDYFMYGEDVDLSYTILKAGKKNIYYPETSILHYKGESTVRDETYMKRFNDAMQEFYRKHFKKSAAFDLFMKAGVSFFVVAKKNKKTTVIEPEEYLLFSKEVVLKEQLEKTTGKKVTRLAEYKQTMLFSAKNSHKKRIEIIFDNELLSFAEIIAIMQHHKQDGYTFKIKPRGCSFVLGSNNSNGRGSVLVL is encoded by the coding sequence ATGCAATTATCAGTAATAATTCTTAATTACAACGTTAGGTATTTTCTAGAACAGTGCGTACTTAGTGTACAGAAAGCGCTTGAGGGTATAGATGGTGAAATTATTGTTGTAGATAATAATTCACCCGACGACAGTTGTGCTATGATGGCACAACGTTTTCCTGATATAAAACTTATTGTTCAAAAAGAAAATGCAGGTTTCCCTATAGGGAATAATGTGGGTGTTGCAGAGGCGCAAGGTAAATATGTATGCATATTGAATCCTGATACAGTAGTAGGAGAAGATACATTTCATAAACTACTAGTGTTTGCGCCTACGCAAGAAGAATTAGGTATTACAGGAGTGAAAATGATAGATGGTACGGGTAACTTCTTGCCAGAGAGTAAACGTGGCACACCTACGCCTTGGGTAGCTGTTAGTAAAATAGCAGGGTTGTATAAGGTGTTTCCTAAATTTACATTATTTAATAGATACTATGCCCAGCACCTCGACGAGAATACTATAGGGCAAACTGATATATTAACAGGAGCTTTTATGTTTATGGATCGTGAGTTATATATTAAAGTAGGAGGGTTTGACGAAGATTATTTTATGTATGGCGAAGATGTAGATCTATCATATACTATACTGAAGGCAGGGAAGAAAAACATTTACTATCCCGAAACTTCAATACTACATTATAAAGGAGAAAGTACTGTTCGTGACGAAACATATATGAAGCGATTTAATGATGCAATGCAGGAGTTTTACCGTAAGCATTTTAAAAAATCAGCAGCTTTCGATTTATTCATGAAGGCGGGTGTGTCGTTTTTTGTTGTTGCGAAGAAAAATAAAAAAACAACAGTAATAGAGCCTGAGGAGTATTTGTTGTTTTCTAAAGAAGTGGTGTTAAAAGAACAGCTTGAAAAGACTACAGGTAAAAAAGTAACTCGTTTGGCTGAATATAAACAAACCATGTTATTTTCTGCTAAAAATTCGCATAAAAAAAGAATAGAGATTATCTTTGACAACGAACTTCTTTCGTTTGCCGAAATTATAGCAATAATGCAGCATCATAAACAGGACGGGTACACTTTTAAGATAAAACCCAGAGGATGTAGTTTTGTATTAGGTAGTAATAACAGTAACGGAAGAGGTAGTGTATTGGTCTTATAA
- a CDS encoding Hsp20/alpha crystallin family protein, translating into MNAVKRNNSNVNGLFPSIMDEIFKDWAGGTQMVNKIVPPVNIKETDKAFSVALMAPGFKKEDFTIEVDNELLTISSELKSENTEQEEGKFTRREFSYSSFKRAFTLPESVNTENVNAAYTDGILTIILPKKEEALPKAKRLIDIL; encoded by the coding sequence ATGAATGCAGTAAAAAGAAACAACAGTAATGTAAATGGTTTATTTCCATCTATTATGGATGAAATTTTTAAAGATTGGGCAGGGGGGACTCAAATGGTAAATAAAATTGTACCTCCTGTAAATATTAAAGAAACCGACAAAGCTTTTTCGGTAGCGCTTATGGCTCCTGGATTTAAGAAAGAAGATTTTACTATTGAAGTAGATAATGAATTATTAACAATTTCATCTGAACTTAAAAGTGAGAATACAGAGCAAGAAGAAGGTAAGTTTACCAGAAGAGAATTTAGTTATTCTTCATTTAAGCGAGCATTTACCTTACCAGAAAGTGTAAATACAGAGAATGTAAATGCAGCTTATACAGATGGTATTTTAACAATAATACTGCCTAAAAAAGAAGAAGCATTACCAAAAGCAAAAAGGTTAATAGATATTTTATAA
- a CDS encoding dihydrolipoamide acetyltransferase family protein, with protein MAKFELKLPKMGESVAEATITNWLKNVGDTIEADEAVLEIATDKVDSEVPSEVSGVLSEILFQVDDVVQVGQTIALIETEGDVVSDATNTAEPVSASVAAVEQSVEVAKETVNTPVDFSDSEKFFSPLVKNIAKEEGISLAELEAINGTGKDGRVTKTDILDYIKNRTSQPVAAPAKAVQQPVAKSQPVAAKAAPVSVNGQDEVVEMDRMRKLISGYMVQSVQTSAHVQSFIEVDVTNIVNWRNKVKSTFEKREGEKLTFTPIFMEAVARALKDFPGMNISVEGDYIIKKKNINLGMAAALPNGNLIVPVIKNADQLNMVGMAKAVNDLGNRAKAGKLKPDDTQGGTYTVTNVGTFGSVFGTPIINQPQVGILALGAIRKVPAVIETPEGDFIGIRQKMFLSHSYDHRVVDGALGGSFVKRVAEYLEAFDPNRDI; from the coding sequence ATGGCAAAATTTGAACTAAAATTACCCAAAATGGGTGAGAGTGTTGCAGAGGCAACTATTACAAATTGGTTAAAAAACGTGGGTGATACCATTGAAGCAGACGAAGCAGTTTTAGAAATTGCTACCGATAAGGTAGATTCTGAAGTGCCATCAGAAGTTTCAGGAGTTTTATCAGAAATACTTTTTCAAGTTGATGATGTTGTTCAGGTAGGGCAAACCATAGCCTTAATAGAAACCGAAGGCGATGTAGTTTCGGATGCAACAAATACAGCAGAGCCTGTAAGTGCTAGTGTTGCTGCTGTTGAACAATCAGTAGAGGTAGCTAAAGAAACGGTTAATACACCTGTTGATTTTTCTGATTCAGAAAAATTCTTTTCACCATTAGTGAAAAATATTGCTAAAGAAGAAGGTATTTCTCTTGCTGAGCTTGAAGCTATAAATGGTACAGGTAAAGACGGTAGAGTAACTAAGACGGATATATTAGATTATATTAAAAATAGAACAAGCCAGCCAGTAGCAGCTCCTGCTAAAGCAGTACAGCAACCTGTGGCAAAAAGTCAGCCAGTAGCGGCTAAAGCAGCTCCGGTATCAGTTAATGGTCAGGATGAGGTTGTAGAGATGGATCGTATGCGTAAGCTGATTTCGGGCTATATGGTACAGTCAGTACAAACATCGGCGCACGTACAGTCGTTTATAGAGGTAGATGTTACTAATATTGTAAACTGGAGAAATAAAGTAAAAAGCACTTTCGAAAAAAGAGAAGGCGAAAAGCTAACTTTTACCCCAATATTTATGGAAGCTGTAGCGCGTGCGCTTAAAGACTTCCCAGGGATGAACATATCTGTAGAGGGTGATTATATCATCAAAAAGAAAAATATAAACCTTGGTATGGCAGCAGCTTTACCAAATGGTAACCTTATTGTGCCTGTTATTAAAAATGCCGACCAGCTTAATATGGTAGGTATGGCAAAAGCAGTAAACGATTTAGGTAACCGTGCAAAAGCTGGTAAATTAAAACCAGACGATACACAAGGTGGTACATATACTGTTACTAACGTAGGTACGTTTGGTAGTGTGTTTGGTACACCAATTATCAATCAGCCACAAGTAGGTATTCTTGCGCTTGGTGCTATTAGAAAAGTGCCTGCGGTTATCGAAACTCCTGAGGGAGATTTTATCGGAATTCGTCAAAAAATGTTCCTTTCGCACAGTTATGATCATAGGGTTGTAGATGGTGCACTAGGAGGTTCATTCGTTAAGCGAGTAGCAGAATATCTCGAGGCTTTTGACCCAAATAGAGATATATAA
- a CDS encoding lectin-like domain-containing protein has protein sequence MKKNLLKTLVLVSGLLLSTNGWAQLVPSYVGDAYSTGDDCYVITPNLQQQAGALWYDNPIDLNADFDIVFNGFFGSNDGGADGMSFVLKTTSDPIIGIPGGGLGYQELPETPSLAVEFDTYQNSGGVINDPYYDHVALQKNGNTNHNSPNSLVSYVQASATSTNIENNIEHQVKIQWRAAEQTFTLVFDCSERFTYTSDLINTVFEGASTVYFGFTGSTGDATNLQSICFEYLSFLESSLQDETICAGSSITDIDGTYVGALNYQWSPATGVSDPDIPNPVFTPSVTTTYTLTTTDNCGQTMDQDVTITVVPNPDVTVVADDSSVCSGEDAVFNFTGTPGSEVTYTLNTGDEQTILLDAAGVASLSVVASSQQVLQLVNVALLEAPFCEANVTDSVTVDITAGDASFSMDPDCQGATATITGDVGGVFTFNPIPTDGAVIDIATGTISNGVQGATYFVEYSVSGSCSASSIEQVTLFPAVSYNEPLALSVCESDILEFDLSMAIDQIEGGNTDLVITFYETATEAGTGSTMAQLPLLYATTDQESELWVRIENTTTGCYSVVALPLGIKPLPVLVQVNDIEACDDDNDGFAIFDLTTVASQVAGSPDVVLTYAYENNGVFTTIISPEAFQNTTADVQTIQVTGENSLGCSSSVSFNIIVNKCFIQRGISPNSDGMNDSFDLTGYNVKELSVFNRYGVKVYTASNYTNQWHGQSDNGNELPTGTYFYSINVANENQMSGQQKTGWIYVNREIN, from the coding sequence ATGAAGAAAAATTTACTTAAAACATTAGTTCTAGTATCGGGGCTTTTGCTTTCAACAAATGGTTGGGCTCAGTTAGTGCCATCATACGTTGGAGATGCCTACTCTACGGGAGATGATTGTTATGTTATTACCCCAAACCTTCAGCAGCAGGCGGGTGCTTTGTGGTATGATAACCCAATAGATCTTAATGCTGATTTTGATATTGTATTTAATGGGTTTTTTGGTTCAAATGATGGAGGAGCAGACGGAATGAGTTTTGTATTAAAGACCACTTCTGATCCTATTATAGGAATTCCAGGAGGAGGTCTTGGTTATCAAGAATTACCAGAAACACCTTCTCTTGCAGTAGAATTTGATACCTATCAAAACTCAGGTGGAGTTATTAATGACCCGTATTATGATCATGTAGCTTTGCAAAAAAATGGGAATACAAACCATAACTCTCCTAATAGCCTTGTAAGTTATGTACAGGCATCTGCTACCTCTACAAATATTGAGAATAATATTGAGCATCAAGTTAAAATACAATGGCGTGCAGCTGAACAGACTTTTACGTTAGTTTTTGACTGTTCTGAACGATTTACGTATACGTCCGATTTGATAAATACAGTTTTTGAAGGAGCTTCTACTGTTTACTTTGGTTTTACAGGCTCTACAGGAGATGCAACAAATTTACAATCTATTTGTTTTGAATATCTTTCGTTTTTAGAGTCTTCATTGCAAGATGAAACCATATGTGCAGGAAGTTCAATTACAGATATTGATGGCACTTATGTAGGGGCGCTTAATTATCAATGGTCTCCTGCAACAGGGGTTAGTGATCCTGATATTCCTAATCCTGTTTTTACACCAAGTGTTACAACAACTTATACACTTACTACAACAGATAATTGCGGACAAACAATGGATCAGGATGTTACTATAACGGTAGTGCCTAATCCAGACGTTACTGTTGTTGCTGATGATTCATCTGTATGTAGCGGGGAGGATGCTGTTTTTAACTTTACTGGTACTCCAGGTAGTGAGGTAACATATACTCTTAATACTGGAGATGAGCAAACAATTCTTCTTGATGCTGCTGGTGTGGCTAGTTTATCGGTAGTAGCTTCGTCACAACAAGTATTACAACTTGTAAATGTAGCTCTTCTAGAAGCTCCGTTTTGTGAAGCTAATGTTACAGATAGTGTTACAGTTGATATTACGGCTGGCGATGCTTCTTTTTCTATGGATCCTGATTGCCAAGGGGCTACAGCTACAATAACAGGAGATGTGGGAGGTGTATTTACATTTAACCCCATACCTACGGATGGAGCTGTGATTGATATCGCTACAGGAACAATTTCTAATGGAGTTCAGGGTGCTACTTATTTTGTAGAATATTCTGTAAGTGGTAGTTGCTCAGCTAGTAGTATCGAGCAGGTGACTTTATTTCCTGCTGTAAGCTACAATGAGCCTTTAGCTTTATCAGTGTGTGAGAGCGATATTTTAGAATTTGATTTGAGTATGGCTATTGACCAGATTGAGGGAGGCAACACCGATTTAGTTATTACGTTTTATGAAACAGCAACCGAAGCAGGAACAGGTAGTACTATGGCACAGTTACCGTTGCTTTATGCTACAACAGATCAAGAAAGTGAACTGTGGGTGCGCATTGAAAATACTACAACTGGTTGTTATAGTGTGGTGGCTTTACCATTAGGAATAAAACCACTACCAGTGCTTGTTCAGGTTAATGATATAGAGGCTTGTGATGACGATAATGATGGCTTTGCAATTTTTGATTTAACTACCGTAGCAAGCCAAGTTGCAGGCAGTCCAGATGTTGTGCTTACCTATGCTTATGAGAATAATGGAGTGTTTACTACTATTATTTCTCCTGAAGCTTTTCAAAATACAACAGCCGATGTTCAAACTATACAGGTTACTGGAGAGAATAGTTTAGGGTGTAGTTCTTCTGTAAGTTTTAATATTATTGTCAATAAATGTTTTATTCAAAGAGGTATTTCTCCTAATAGTGATGGTATGAATGATTCTTTCGATCTTACGGGATATAATGTAAAAGAATTGTCTGTATTTAATCGTTACGGTGTAAAGGTTTATACAGCTTCAAATTATACCAATCAATGGCATGGGCAGTCTGATAATGGTAATGAACTACCAACAGGCACCTATTTTTATAGCATTAATGTTGCTAATGAAAACCAAATGTCTGGACAACAAAAAACAGGATGGATCTATGTAAATAGAGAAATTAATTAA
- a CDS encoding ABC-F family ATP-binding cassette domain-containing protein, with protein sequence MNYLSVENISKSFGERTLFENISFGINKDQKVAFVAKNGTGKTSILKIITGEDMPDTGQVVVRKDIKMAFLPQEPNLDPELTIEESIFASDNEILKVIERYEKALENPEDEEVYQKAFEGMDIHNAWDFETQYKQILSKLKLDDLKLKVKSLSGGQKKRLALAIILINKPDLLILDEPTNHLDLEMIEWLENYFAKENMTLFMVTHDRFFLERVCNEIIELENGKLYQYKGNYSYYLTKKEERIAAENASIDKAQNLLVKELAWMRRQPKARTTKSKSRQDDFYVIQEKANSRRKDHQIELEINMERMGSKIVELHNVSKNFKDKTILDNFSFNFKKGERIGIIGKNGTGKSTFLNILTQTMPPDGGKVIVGDTIKMGYYTQSGINPKPEQKVIDIIKEYGEYIPLAKGKIISAGQLLERFLFDRKKQYDFVEKLSGGELKRLYLCTVLIQNPNFLILDEPTNDLDIVTLNVLESFLLDYPGCLLVVSHDRYFMDKIVDHLFVFRGEGVIEDFPGNYSDFRTYEDSSEPTKETLKPAGEAPAKKSWKQNNTKAGLNFNEQKEYNKIEKEIKDLEREKEAIEALFSEGKIADANIAKKAEELQVVLNKIENKTERWFELSAKLEE encoded by the coding sequence GTGAATTACCTTTCAGTAGAAAACATATCCAAATCATTTGGCGAACGTACACTTTTTGAGAACATCTCTTTTGGCATCAACAAAGACCAAAAAGTCGCCTTTGTAGCCAAAAATGGTACAGGAAAAACAAGTATCTTAAAAATTATTACAGGCGAAGATATGCCTGATACAGGGCAAGTAGTAGTTCGTAAGGATATAAAGATGGCATTTTTACCTCAAGAACCTAATCTTGATCCTGAACTTACGATTGAAGAAAGTATTTTTGCTTCAGATAACGAAATACTGAAAGTTATTGAGCGATATGAAAAAGCGTTAGAAAACCCCGAAGATGAGGAAGTGTATCAAAAAGCTTTTGAAGGAATGGATATACACAATGCTTGGGATTTTGAGACACAATACAAGCAAATACTATCCAAGTTAAAACTAGATGACTTAAAGCTAAAAGTTAAAAGTCTATCGGGTGGGCAAAAAAAACGTTTAGCACTTGCTATAATCCTGATTAACAAGCCAGACTTGCTAATACTAGATGAGCCTACCAACCACCTTGACCTAGAGATGATAGAGTGGCTCGAAAATTATTTTGCTAAAGAAAACATGACCCTATTTATGGTTACTCACGACCGTTTCTTTCTAGAGCGTGTGTGTAACGAAATTATAGAGCTAGAAAACGGCAAACTATATCAATACAAAGGGAACTACTCTTATTATCTTACTAAAAAAGAAGAACGCATTGCAGCCGAGAATGCCAGTATAGACAAAGCACAAAACCTATTAGTAAAAGAACTTGCTTGGATGCGCCGTCAGCCGAAAGCACGTACTACTAAGTCAAAATCGAGGCAAGATGATTTTTATGTAATCCAAGAAAAAGCCAATAGCCGTCGTAAAGATCATCAAATTGAGCTAGAAATAAACATGGAACGTATGGGTAGCAAAATTGTAGAGCTACACAACGTATCTAAAAACTTTAAAGACAAAACCATACTCGATAACTTTAGCTTCAACTTTAAAAAAGGAGAACGTATCGGTATTATTGGTAAAAACGGAACAGGAAAATCGACTTTCCTGAACATATTGACCCAAACTATGCCGCCTGATGGTGGTAAAGTTATAGTAGGCGATACTATTAAAATGGGCTACTACACGCAAAGCGGCATTAACCCGAAGCCCGAACAAAAAGTTATTGATATTATTAAAGAATATGGTGAGTACATACCTCTGGCAAAAGGAAAAATAATATCGGCAGGACAATTATTAGAGCGTTTTCTTTTTGACCGTAAAAAACAATATGATTTTGTAGAAAAACTAAGTGGTGGCGAATTAAAACGTCTTTACCTGTGTACCGTATTAATACAAAACCCAAACTTCCTGATACTCGATGAGCCTACCAACGACCTTGATATTGTAACGCTTAATGTATTAGAAAGTTTCTTGCTCGATTATCCTGGCTGTCTATTAGTAGTAAGCCACGACAGGTATTTTATGGATAAAATTGTAGATCACTTATTTGTTTTTAGAGGCGAAGGTGTTATCGAAGATTTCCCAGGAAACTATAGCGATTTCCGCACCTATGAAGACAGTAGCGAACCTACAAAAGAAACATTAAAACCCGCAGGAGAAGCTCCAGCCAAAAAAAGCTGGAAACAAAATAATACTAAAGCAGGCTTAAACTTTAACGAGCAAAAAGAATACAACAAAATAGAGAAAGAAATAAAAGATCTTGAGCGCGAAAAAGAAGCTATAGAAGCCTTATTTTCTGAAGGTAAAATTGCCGATGCTAATATTGCAAAAAAAGCAGAAGAGCTACAGGTTGTTTTAAATAAAATAGAGAATAAAACAGAACGCTGGTTTGAGCTAAGCGCAAAACTAGAAGAATAA